Proteins from a genomic interval of Carnobacterium inhibens subsp. inhibens DSM 13024:
- a CDS encoding HNH endonuclease yields MLTQKELQENLKISQATYYRFIKEGMPFIVNGKKKLFDIKVVTEWMEERNNSSIGELHVGEVYSNAKVAEAFKCSTQGGMRRSHASNTLVLFTDHSNVENVYEDKWRNNILHYTGMGLTGDQKLEGTQNQTLADSNSTSIRVYLFETFISTEHTFSGEVVLISDPYQVEEKDQDENKRRVWKFPLKIKNESKAIEKKHLDLIQQKKQHKLLKLSPEEIAERAKKASKINKEEKTSKTSSEGTKEYKAEPSSRSVTTKVFDRDPNIAAYVKQMANGKCQLCEENAPFKDENGKPYLESHHIHWLSNGGLDIIENSIALCANCHRKMHVIAAHSDVEKLKNRVLQYVI; encoded by the coding sequence ATGCTAACACAAAAAGAATTACAAGAAAATCTAAAAATATCTCAAGCAACTTATTACCGTTTTATTAAAGAAGGAATGCCCTTTATAGTAAATGGAAAAAAGAAATTATTTGATATTAAAGTAGTAACTGAGTGGATGGAAGAAAGAAATAATTCTAGTATTGGAGAACTACATGTAGGAGAAGTTTATTCAAATGCTAAAGTTGCTGAAGCATTTAAATGTTCTACGCAAGGTGGAATGCGAAGATCACATGCTAGTAACACATTAGTTTTATTCACAGACCACTCAAACGTAGAGAATGTATATGAGGACAAGTGGAGAAATAATATCTTGCACTATACAGGAATGGGATTAACTGGAGATCAAAAATTAGAAGGAACTCAAAATCAGACTTTAGCAGACTCTAACAGTACTAGTATTCGTGTGTATTTATTTGAAACTTTTATATCGACTGAACACACTTTTTCTGGAGAAGTTGTATTAATTTCTGATCCTTATCAAGTTGAAGAAAAAGACCAAGACGAAAATAAGCGTCGGGTATGGAAATTCCCTTTAAAAATAAAGAATGAAAGTAAAGCAATAGAAAAAAAACATTTGGATCTTATTCAACAAAAAAAACAACATAAATTATTAAAATTAAGTCCAGAAGAAATAGCGGAACGTGCAAAAAAGGCTTCTAAAATTAATAAAGAAGAGAAAACCAGTAAGACATCATCCGAAGGTACCAAAGAATACAAAGCAGAGCCATCTTCAAGGTCGGTGACTACGAAAGTATTTGATCGTGACCCAAATATTGCTGCTTATGTAAAGCAAATGGCTAATGGTAAATGTCAATTATGTGAGGAAAATGCTCCATTTAAAGATGAAAACGGAAAACCATATTTGGAATCGCATCATATTCACTGGCTATCTAATGGGGGATTAGACATTATTGAAAACAGTATTGCATTGTGTGCAAACTGTCACCGGAAAATGCATGTTATTGCAGCACATTCTGATGTAGAAAAACTAAAAAACAGGGTTTTACAGTACGTTATATAA